Proteins encoded by one window of Ktedonobacterales bacterium:
- a CDS encoding MmgE/PrpD family protein, which produces MTQVEQLAAFVARATYEDLSEAARRQLKIRVLDALGCALGALDGPPIQRLRRQVALFGGAPLATLIGGGKTAPDRAAFLNAALVRYLDYNDSYLARGETCHPSDNLGGVLAASEYAGNTGKEFLTALAVAYQVQCTLSEVAPVRTRGFDHTTQGAYAAAAGVAKALGLDQQQIAHAVAISGTAYNALRVTRTGRLSNWKGLAYPNTVLGATHAAFLAMQGITGPLEVFEGNKGFIDAIAGPFTVDWQREGLERVTHTILKQYNAEIHSQSALEGILTLAASQQMRPEEIERIEIAIFDVAYHIIGGGEEGDKQQVRTKEEADHSLPYMVAAALLDGEVTPKQYTPERILRGDVQALLRRVIVRPDEALSRRFPQEMPCRIRVFLKDGQTPSIEQRDYEGFYTRPMSWEKAAMKFARLAAPFADERLQQSIVETVSHLETVPVGQLTTLLAKARNKHE; this is translated from the coding sequence ATGACTCAGGTTGAGCAGCTTGCCGCCTTCGTGGCGCGGGCAACTTATGAAGACCTGTCGGAAGCGGCCCGCCGACAACTCAAGATTCGCGTCCTGGACGCACTGGGCTGCGCGCTTGGGGCGCTCGATGGCCCGCCAATTCAGCGGCTGCGCAGGCAGGTCGCGCTCTTTGGGGGCGCTCCGCTTGCCACCTTGATCGGCGGCGGCAAGACAGCGCCTGATCGGGCCGCTTTCTTGAATGCTGCCCTGGTGCGCTACCTCGACTACAACGACAGCTATCTTGCCAGGGGGGAAACGTGCCATCCCAGCGACAACCTGGGCGGGGTGCTGGCGGCAAGTGAGTATGCGGGAAACACAGGCAAGGAGTTTCTGACCGCGCTGGCAGTGGCGTATCAGGTGCAATGCACGCTTTCCGAGGTGGCGCCGGTGCGCACCAGGGGATTCGATCACACCACGCAGGGGGCTTATGCCGCCGCTGCTGGCGTAGCAAAAGCCCTGGGTCTCGACCAGCAGCAGATCGCTCACGCGGTTGCCATCAGTGGCACAGCCTACAACGCGCTGCGCGTCACCCGTACCGGCAGGCTCTCCAACTGGAAGGGGCTGGCCTACCCCAATACCGTCCTTGGGGCCACGCACGCGGCCTTCTTGGCGATGCAGGGGATTACCGGCCCGCTGGAGGTCTTCGAGGGCAACAAGGGTTTCATAGACGCTATCGCCGGACCATTTACCGTTGATTGGCAGCGCGAAGGCTTGGAGCGCGTCACCCACACGATCCTCAAGCAATACAACGCCGAAATCCATTCGCAATCTGCGCTGGAGGGCATCCTGACTCTCGCAGCGTCCCAGCAGATGCGCCCCGAAGAGATCGAGCGCATCGAGATTGCTATTTTCGATGTCGCCTACCACATCATCGGCGGAGGCGAGGAAGGCGATAAGCAGCAGGTTCGCACCAAAGAAGAAGCCGACCACAGCCTTCCATATATGGTTGCGGCTGCGCTGCTGGATGGAGAGGTGACACCGAAGCAGTACACGCCGGAGCGGATTCTGCGTGGCGATGTTCAGGCGTTGCTGCGCAGGGTAATCGTCCGGCCCGACGAGGCATTGAGCAGGCGTTTTCCCCAGGAGATGCCGTGTCGCATTCGCGTCTTCCTCAAGGATGGGCAGACGCCGAGCATCGAGCAGCGCGACTACGAGGGGTTTTATACACGCCCGATGTCCTGGGAGAAAGCGGCTATGAAGTTCGCGCGCCTGGCAGCCCCTTTTGCCGACGAGCGATTACAACAATCCATTGTAGAGACGGTCAGCCATCTGGAAACCGTACCTGTAGGACAGTTGACGACGCTTTTAGCGAAAGCGAGGAACAAGCATGAGTGA